In Gavia stellata isolate bGavSte3 chromosome 28, bGavSte3.hap2, whole genome shotgun sequence, a single genomic region encodes these proteins:
- the LOC104252820 gene encoding LOW QUALITY PROTEIN: olfactory receptor 6F1 (The sequence of the model RefSeq protein was modified relative to this genomic sequence to represent the inferred CDS: substituted 1 base at 1 genomic stop codon) translates to MNLNTWDDVANGTSVEEFILLGISGTWHFQVTLVVGFALMXSLTVIGNASIIAVVWNSNLHTPMYFFLCNLSFLEIWYTTGVVPKAIGVMLGTSQTISFSVCILQLFFLLSLGSTECFLLSVMAYDRYLAICYPLRYISLMNSVLSARLALSSWLGGFLAILLLAFLTSRLTFCGPDVINHFLCDIDSCLVLSCSDTWPVELATFLVSIIVVVASCVIILVSYIYIISSILRIQSAHGQKKAFSTCSAHLSVVTLWYGSTMFLYVKPSAQNSLDLNKLVNTFNMVVTPLLNPFMYTLRNKEVKQALGWAFQKK, encoded by the coding sequence ATGAACCTCAACACTTGGGATGACGTGGCAAATGGGACAAGTGTGGAAGAATTCATCCTTCTTGGCATTTCAGGCACGTGGCATTTCCAGGTCACCCTTGTGGTTGGATTTGCATTGATGTAATCCCTGACAGTAATAGGCAATGCATCCATCATAGCCGTTGTGTGGAACAGCAACCTCCATACCCCAATgtactttttcctctgtaatCTCTCCTTTCTGGAGATCTGGTACACTACGGGCGTTGTTCCCAAAGCCATAGGAGTCATGCTGGGGACTAGCCAGACCATCTCCTTCAGTGTCTGCATCCTccagttgttttttcttctctccctagGCTCCACTGAGTGTTTTCTCCTGTctgtcatggcctatgaccgctactTAGCCATATGCTACCCCTTGAGATACATCTCCCTCATGAACAGCGTCCTCTCTGCTCGGCTGGCActcagctcctggctgggaGGCTTTCTGGCCATCTTGCTGCTGGCCTTTCTAACATCCAGGCTGACATTCTGTGGGCCAGATGTCATCAATCATTTCCTCTGTGATATAGATTCCTGCCTTGTCCTCTCCTGTAGTGACACATGGCCCGTGGAGCTGGCGACCTTCCTTGTCTCCATAATTGTTGTGGTGGCTTCCTGTGTCATCATCCTGGTCTCCTACATATACATCATCTCTTCTATCCTAAGAATCCAGTCAGCCCATGGCCAGAAAAAGGCCTTTTCCACTTGCTCTGCCCATCTCAGTGTCGTCACGCTCTGGTATGGCTCCACCATGTTCCTGTATGTCAAGCCATCAGCCCAGAACTCCCTGGATCTGAACAAACTCGTGAATACCTTTAACATGGTTGTAACTCCTTTGTTGAACCCCTTCATGTACACACTCAGGAACAAAGAAGTGAAGCAAGCTCTGGGGTGGGCTTTCCAGAAGAAGTGA
- the LOC132319391 gene encoding uncharacterized protein LOC132319391 has protein sequence MTWVILVDTKLIMRQKCALSSKKANSDLGYIKRSVTSRYCLAPNLWIRQSRCLKCSMEAMRWTAASSAPAKLPLGLGQVRATIKASPAPHSLIHFSHLLLGNQQVHLQPRDMSCYNQCLPCQPCGPTPLANSCNEPCVRQCQNSTVVIEPPPVVVALPGPILSSFPQNTVVGSSTSAAVGSILSCDGVPINSGCCDLSCITSRYCGSRCQPC, from the exons atgacCTGGGTcatcctggtggacaccaagttgatCATGAGACAGAAATGTGCCCTTTCCTCAAAGAAGGCTAACAGTGACCTGGGCTACATTAAGAGGAGTGTTACTAGCAG ATATTGTCTAGCTCCAAACCTCTGGATCAGGCAGTCCCGTTGCCTGAAGTGCTCCATGGAAGCCATGAGGTGGACTGCTGCTTCCTCTGCCCCTGCT AAGCTGCCTCTGGGCCTGGGGCAGGTCAGGGCCACCATAaaagccagcccagctcctcacTCTCTCATCCACTTCTCGCACCTCCTCCTTGGGAACCAG CAG gtgcaccTCCAGCCTCGAGACATGTCCTGCTACAACCAGTGCCTGCCATGCCAGCCCTGTGGCCCCACCCcactggccaacagctgcaatgagccctgtgtcaggcagtgccagaactccacTGTCGTCATTGAGCCCCCTCCCGTGGTGGTGGCCCTGcctggccccatcctcagctccttcccgcagaaCACCGTTGTGGGATCCTCCACgtctgctgctgttggcagcatcctcagctgtgacGGAGTCCCCATCAACTCTGGGTGCTGTGACCTCTCCTGCATTACCAGCCGCTACTGTGGCAGCAGATGTCAACCCTGCTAA